The nucleotide sequence ACACATGCAGGTAGGTAGTCAAGGAGCAAGCCAGATTGATTTCCCATGAGGCAACTGTGCATGCAATTATTTGAAAGGTATGCTGTTAGTGGCGAGTACCTGcctaggtatgtaggtaggtacgaaaGGCTAATATGGCAACTCCTGAATATATATTTTGACAGGGTTACATGTAAATAGTACAGGGGAAAATTCAAATATAGtacaccaaaacaaaaagaaagataaaaaaggaaaccaaACAAACCCCGGATGCGGTGGGATAATGTTTGATGTTGCTCCATCCTTTCTTTCTTATCCCAAACGTCTTGGCTTCTTACTCCTCGTACCTCCAAACTTGAGCCTCGTTGAGTCGGCGACACTAACAATCTTGGGGCGGAACAGCCTCCCTTCGTTGCCCATGAGAACCTTGGTCACAGCCTCTCGCCCAGCACCAAATCCTCGTAAGACAACCTCCAGCTTGTTGATCTTGTTGTGCAACCCCTTTTCTTGCAGCTTGTCAATGACCAAAGCTCCGAGCTGATACGCCGAGTCGTAATGTTTGCGGCCGGACTTCTTGAAACCGAGGTTCCCGGTAGACAGAGACACGATGGCGTCGCGATTCGGGTCCGTCACAGTTACATGTGTGTTATGTTTGTGGCTGTATATGTGGAAGTGATATGGCTCTTCACTGTCTACCACCTTTCCCGTAGATTTTTCGGCATCTTCGCTAACGGTTTGCCTGTGCCTGTGAGGATTCAGAGCTTCTGTGGCAATCTTAGGCGTGCTTTCGGCTCCAACTTTTGATAAGGTTTCTGCCATCTTGGAGAGCTGCCCGACGCCGGAACCTGTCTGTTTAGGACTGGGCGTCGTCTGGGCTTCGGGAGTGGCCGACTCTGAGGTCGGCTCTTGCCCGATCTCGTTGGCAAAGCCTCTCCTCCATGGTGGTAAGGGCGTGTTATGTTTCTGAGTGAGAATAGAACGAGTGATGGTCCTCGTTGGGAGTCGGTATGCCAGACTTCTTTGCATCTTGGCCAAGGTTGCGAAGGTAGGACACGCCTTGAGGATTTGTCAGTAAGGAGGCCATATACCCAGGAGGTTTACTTGAGAGGATTGCACCTGAACTCACTGTAGACTGCGGCGATATTGGCTGGGCCGGAGTGCCCCGGTTTTCGAAAGCAGCAGCCAAATAACTGCGCCCCTTAGATTTCTAGGCGTCGGAAGGAAATTGGAGACTGGTTTGCTGTTCCCGACGCTGTCAACAAACGAATTCAATCCGAGTCCACAACCGATCAAAATTTCTACTCAATGTGGAACGTCACGCAAAGAACGCGATAGCCACCAGGCGCTGCCAGGAACCCCTTGCACTTTAGTGGGCCCCTGGGGAGCTCCATACTCGGTTTCAATTGGCTAACCAACGCAAAAAAAATTATGCCGGGGGTCTGGTCCGACCTGGTTAATTGTCCGCAGCTCGTTGCCCATAAGCTCTGTTAgtctttattttattttttctctgCTTGTTGGTCCCAGGTTTTCCAAGGGGGACGGGGAAAAAAGCATCACAGCCCGCCTTAAGTTCTCTGTCGAAAGTCAAGAATCTCATCACAGCCCACGCCCTGTGTCGCGCTTGGGATCTCGCTTTGAAGAGACGCGATGGCTGCCAATACGAGGGCAGTTTCGCGCAGTACCCTCCGCTGGGTATCTGCACCCTCCCTCTTATCATCCAGAACCTCAGCGTTGCCGGCCAGGCTATACTCGTCGAGCACAGCCAGGAAACACATTTCGTCTTCTCGTTTGTCCTTTTTATCATCACCCTCCGTTATATCTAGTGACATTACTGTAATATCTTCAAGACTTCCTGCCATTCATCAACAACTCCGAAGTTTCCACCCGACCCTCTCTGCGCTTCAGCAATCACAAACTCCCCCGAAAGAATCAGAGACGCCGTTCAAAGAAAAAGTCTCGACAGATTCTGAGTCAAAAGAGGATGTAAAGAACGGTGAAGGCGAGAAGGACAAGGGTCAAGAGAAAGAGGGTGCCGAGGAAGGAGAGGAAAATggtgaaaagaagaagaagaaacagaAGGAAGATCTGCCACCTCCACCCACCCATGGCGACAAGACGCCTTGGCAGGTTTTCATGGAGACTATGCAGACCGAGTTTAAACAGTCCAAAGAGTGGAACGAGTCGACCAAGGCCATTGCTGCCTCCGCACAACATATGGCCGAGAGTGAGTCGGTTCGACGCGCACGTCAGGCTTACGAGGCAACCTCGGGCGCTGTCTCCAATACGGCCGGGACAGTTTTGAAAGGGACAGCCAGTGCTATCGGCAAGGGAGCGTCGTGGACTTGGGAGACGCCCGTCATGAAGGGCGTTCGCAAGGCTGCCAACGTCACTGGCGGAGCACTAGACGAGGCCACAAAGCCGATACGGGAGACTGAGGCTTACAAAAATGTCAAGGATGTTATCGATGACGGCAGTAGCTCCAGGTATGGTGGTTGGGTGGACAAAGAGGAGAGGAGACGTCGCAGGGAGGCTCGTTTGAAGAAGAATCCAGCCGAAGCCGGTCCGGTCATGCAGGAGGATCCTGAGTAAGTTTAACACGCCAACCGGCAACGGTGTTCGCAATACCCATGAGTCCATCTTTGTGTGCACTGCTAactgggtttttttttcgcttgttCGTCAGAGCCGGTACGAACGTCACCCTCCACAAGGATGCCGCATGGAAGGAGGCATGGCGGGACTTCCGCGACTCCAACAAGTTCGTTCAAGGAGTCTTTGGTATGAAAGAGGTCTATCAGGAGTCAGAAAACCCTTTGATCTCTACTGCCAGGAGCATTACCGACCGTGTTGCCGGTTTCTTCGCAGAGAACGAGACGGCTATGGTCATCAAGAAATTGCGCCAGATGGACCCTGCATTTCAACTAGAGCCCTTCCTAAACGACCTCCGAGAGTACATACTGCCTGAGGTGCTCGATGCCTACGTCAAGGGTGATGTTGAGACGCTCAAGCTGTGGCTTTCAGAGGCGCAGTTTTCTGTGTACGAGGCACTTACGAAGCAGTACCTTCAGATGGGAATGAAATCGGACGGAAAAATTGTTGACATTCGCGGCGTGGATATTCTTAAGGCCCGACTACTTGAGCCTGGCGACATTCCTGTCTTCATCATCACATGCAGGACACAGGAG is from Pyricularia oryzae 70-15 chromosome 2, whole genome shotgun sequence and encodes:
- a CDS encoding mitochondrial ribosomal protein subunit S18 encodes the protein MQRSLAYRLPTRTITRSILTQKHNTPLPPWRRGFANEIGQEPTSESATPEAQTTPSPKQTGSGVGQLSKMAETLSKVGAESTPKIATEALNPHRHRQTVSEDAEKSTGKVVDSEEPYHFHIYSHKHNTHVTVTDPNRDAIVSLSTGNLGFKKSGRKHYDSAYQLGALVIDKLQEKGLHNKINKLEVVLRGFGAGREAVTKVLMGNEGRLFRPKIVSVADSTRLKFGGTRSKKPRRLG
- a CDS encoding mitochondrial inner membrane translocase subunit TIM44 gives rise to the protein MAANTRAVSRSTLRWVSAPSLLSSRTSALPARLYSSSTARKHISSSRLSFLSSPSVISSDITVISSRLPAIHQQLRSFHPTLSALQQSQTPPKESETPFKEKVSTDSESKEDVKNGEGEKDKGQEKEGAEEGEENGEKKKKKQKEDLPPPPTHGDKTPWQVFMETMQTEFKQSKEWNESTKAIAASAQHMAESESVRRARQAYEATSGAVSNTAGTVLKGTASAIGKGASWTWETPVMKGVRKAANVTGGALDEATKPIRETEAYKNVKDVIDDGSSSRYGGWVDKEERRRRREARLKKNPAEAGPVMQEDPEAGTNVTLHKDAAWKEAWRDFRDSNKFVQGVFGMKEVYQESENPLISTARSITDRVAGFFAENETAMVIKKLRQMDPAFQLEPFLNDLREYILPEVLDAYVKGDVETLKLWLSEAQFSVYEALTKQYLQMGMKSDGKIVDIRGVDILKARLLEPGDIPVFIITCRTQEVHVYRNAKSGELAAGMEDRVQLVTYAIGITRTPEDVNNPETRGWRLIEMQKSARDYI